One window of the Etheostoma spectabile isolate EspeVRDwgs_2016 chromosome 16, UIUC_Espe_1.0, whole genome shotgun sequence genome contains the following:
- the sec31a gene encoding protein transport protein Sec31A isoform X5, which translates to MKLKEINRTAIQSWSPAQHHPIYLATGTSAQQLDASFSTNASLEFFELDLTEPSLDMKSCGSLSSSHRYHKLVWAPYGMDDQSHPSGVLIAGGENGNVILYDSAKIMAGETDVIIAESDKHTGPVRALDVNPFQTNLVASGGNESEIYIWDMNNFGSPMTPGPKTQPVEDVSCVSWNRQVQHILASACPSGRASVWDLRKNDLIIKVSDHSNRMHCSGLAWNPEVATQLVLSSEDDRMPVIQMWDLRFATSPFKILENHTRGVLAIAWSLADPELLLSCGKDNRILCWNPNTAEVLYELPTSNQWCFDIQWCPRNPAVLSAASFDGHINIYSIMGGTNQAQSQRHADQISNSFGNMDPFGTGQTLPPLQLPQAPAPPATVNPLKKPPKWIRRPVGASFAFGGKLVSLENPKPNPQQPQQPASHVVHVSQVITETAFLKRSDQLQATLSAGSFVDFCQGKIDAAENEFEKTLWSFLKANFESDIRSKYLELLGYNKEELALKISAALEEKPAEPPQVEVPAPVSLQPLPDISLMPPTDPPEAAFNMIAAAVVPPVDNPEAAFDMIAAAVVPPVDNPEAAFDMIAATNLQPAMATMEIDSIPDPEEPAAADPEDAPTSKPEENVDQVLPEEEAVEEEIPLEEEEEETAAPDEEEERSPPETSAPAPSPAQAPCQTPAPAPTDGVSLSISQDVDGLITQALLTGDFEGAVELCLHDNRMADSIILAIAGGVELLQKTQKKYFTKTHSKITKLISAVVMKDWHDILKTCDLQSWKEALAAVMTYAQPEEFSALCDLLGGRLEAAEDAQLQAQACLCYICAGNVEKLVSCWTRAQEGHSPLSLQDLVEKVVVLRRAVEQTQHSGPTAIGILLAEKMSQYANLLASQGSLSTAITYLPDNTNQVSVQQLRDRLSRALGQQAATAPAAPVPIQRAQPQPRAPTQTQHASAPPQHTFTPIQPAMVPQPTAAAPMPMPTPAASAPAQPQYYQPVRAASTVTSWSNQTPTALPNVPPPPLQVGRASEQQVEPPGPMYGMQPSCTAAPPPPSSTPGYMYSQQYQRPQNGWNDPPALNRPSKKKPAPMNYAPPAPIMAPLGADPQAQQGLSGPPQAMGQHGAQVPYSGMQQQLSPPPMNPAMPKTSMEGAPGAPTGDVIQPLQSITAEKILKKPIPDEHLVLKTTFEGLIQKCLAVATDPQTKRKLDDANKRLEALYDKLREQTLSPAIVGGLHNMARSVEARSYTEGLSIHTHIVSNSNFSETSAFMPVLKVVLTQANKLGV; encoded by the exons atgAAACTTAAAGAGATCAACCGCACAGCCATCCAGAGCTGGAGCCCTGCACAGCACCACCCCATCTACCTGGCAACAG GAACATCAGCCCAGCAGCTGGATGCCTCCTTCAGCACCAATGCCTCCTTGGAATTTTTCGAGCTGGACTTGACTGAGCCATCTCTGGACATGAAGTCATGTGGCagcctctcctcctctcacaG ATACCACAAACTGGTTTGGGCTCCCTATGGAATGGATGACCAAAGTCACCCCTCTGGGGTCCTTATTGCAGGAGGCGAGAACGGCAACGTCATCCTGTACGACTCTGCAAAAATCATGGCCGGAGAGACCGACGTGATCATTGCTGAGAGTGACAAGCACACCGGGCCAGTGAGAGCTCTCGATGTCAACCCCTTCCAG ACAAACCTGGTTGCATCAGGTGGGAACGAGTCTGAAATCTACATCTGGGACATGAACAACTTTGGCTCTCCAATGACACCAGGCCCTAAAACTCAG CCTGTGGAAGACGTCAGCTGTGTGTCGTGGAACAGACAGGTCCAACACATCCTGGCCTCTGCCTGTCCGAGTGGCCGAGCCTCAGTGTGGGACCTCCGCAAGAATGACCTCATTATCAAAGTTAGCGACCACAGCAACAGA atGCATTGCTCGGGGCTGGCTTGGAACCCAGAAGTGGCCACTCAGCTGGTCTTGTCATCGGAGGACGATCGGATGCCGGTCATCCAGATGTGGGACTTACGTTTTGCTACTTCTCCTTTCAAGATTCTAGAGAACCACACACG GGGCGTCCTGGCCATCGCCTGGAGCTTGGCTGATCCTGAGCTGCTCCTGAGCTGCGGGAAGGACAACAGGATTCTGTGCTGGAATCCAAACACAGCAGAG GTGCTGTATGAGTTGCCCACCAGCAATCAGTGGTGCTTTGACATCCAATGGTGTCCCAGGAACCCCGCGGTGCTGTCGGCTGCAAGCTTTGACGGACACATTAACATCTACTCCATTATGGGAGGCACCAACCAGGCGCAGAGCCAGAGACACGCTGACCAG ATCAGCAACTCGTTTGGGAACATGGATCCTTTTGGGACAGGACAAACTTTGCCCCCGCTGCAGCTGCCCCAGGCTCCTGCCCCGCCAGCTACAGTCAACCCCCTGAAGAAGCCACCCAAGTGGATCCGCAGACCTGTAGGAGCCTCGTTTGCT TTTGGGGGGAAGCTGGTGTCTTTGGAGAACCCAAAGCCGAACCCACAGCAGCCTCAGCAGCCCGCTTCACACGTCGTACATGTCAGCCAGGTTATCACAGAAACAGCCTTTCTGAAGCGCTCCGATCAGCTGCAGGCCACTCTGAGTGCAGGCAGCTTTGTGGATTTCTGCCAGGGAAAGATCGATGCAGCTGAAAATGAGTTTGAAAAAACTCTTTGGTCTTTCCTCAAG gCTAATTTTGAAAGTGATATCCGAAGCAAGTACCTGGAACTTCTGGGGTACAACAAAGAGGAGCTAGCCTTAAAG ATTTCAGCAGCACTAGAAGAAAAGCCTGCTGAACCTCCACAG GTGGAGGTTCCCGCTCCAGTCAGCCTGCAGCCTTTACCCGACATCAGCCTCATGCCGCCTACTGACCCCCCCGAGGCAGCGTTCAATATGATCGCTGCCGCAGTCGTGCCGCCTGTGGACAATCCCGAGGCAGCGTTCGACATGATCGCTGCTGCAGTGGTTCCGCCTGTGGACAATCCCGAGGCAGCGTTCGACATGATCGCCGCAACAAACCTTCAGCCTGCTATGGCCACAATGGAAATAGACTCCATTCCTGATCCTGAagagccagcagcagcagatccAGAGGACGCTCCTACCAGCAAACCGGAAGAAAATGTGGACCAGGTTCTTCCAGAGGAGGAAGCAGTGGAAGAGGAGATCCccttggaggaggaggaggag GAGACTGCAGCAccagatgaggaggaggagcggAGTCCTCCTGAGACCTCAGCTCCAGCTCCATCCCCAGCTCAAGCTCCGTGTCAGACTCCAGCCCCAGCCCCTACAGATGGAGTCAGTCTCAGCATCAGTCAAG ATGTAGACGGGCTGATCACACAGGCCCTGCTGACCGGAGACTTTGAGGGAGCTGTGGAGCTCTGTCTCCATGACAACCGGATGGCAGACAGCATCATCCTGGCCATCGCCGGAGGGGTCGAGCTCCTACAGAAAACCCAGAAGAAGTATTTTACGAAAACGCACAGCAAGATAACCA AGCTGATCAGTGCAGTGGTGATGAAGGACTGGCATGACATCCTGAAGACATGTGACCTGCAGAGCTGGAAGGAGGCGCTGGCTGCGGTTATGACCTACGCTCAGCCCGAGGAGTTCTCTGCCCTCTGTG ACCTTCTCGGGGGCAGACTTGAGGCAGCAGAGGACGCCCAACTCCAAGCCCAGGCCTGTCTGTGTTACATCTGTGCTGGAAATGTGGAGAAACTTGTGTCTTGCTGGACCAGAGCACAAGAGGGCCACAGTCCACTCTCTCTCCAG GACCTGGTGGAGAAGGTGGTGGTGCTGCGGCGTGCAGTGGAGCAAACCCAGCACTCTGGTCCCACTGCCATTGGCATCCTGCTGGCTGAGAAGATGAGCCAGTATGCCAACCTGCTGGCCTCCCAGGGCAGCCTGTCCACCGCCATCACCTACCTGCCTGACAACACCAACCAG GTTTCCGTACAGCAGCTCCGTGACCGTCTCAGTCGGGCTCTGGGGCAGCAAGCGGCGACGGCTCCTGCAGCTCCGGTACCAATCCAAAGAGCTCAGCCTCAGCCGCGTGCCCCGACTCAGACGCAGCACGCCTCAGCCCCGCCCCAGCATACGTTCACTCCCATCCAGCCCGCCATGGTGCCTCAGCCCACTGCAGCAGCTCCAATGCCCATGCCGACGCCGGCCGCCTCGGCCCCTGCACAGCCACAGTATTACCAGCCT GTGAGGGCTGCCTCCACTGTCACCTCCTGGAGTAACCAAACTCCCACAGCCCTCCCCAatgtccctcctcctcctcttcaagTAGGCAGAGCCTCAGAGCAGCAG gtggAGCCTCCAGGCCCCATGTATGGGATGCAACCGTCCTGCACAGCTGCTCCACCTCCACCCTCCTCCACTCCTGGGTACATGTACTCCCAACAGTATCAGC GGCCTCAGAATGGCTGGAATGATCCTCCAGCACTGAACAGACCATCGAAGAAGAAG CCGGCTCCAATGAACTACGCCCCTCCTGCTCCCATCATGGCTCCGCTGGGCGCTGACCCCCAGGCCCAGCAAGGGCTCTCTGGGCCCCCTCAGGCCATGGGCCAGCATGGAGCCCAGGTCCCCTACTCAGGCATGCAGCAGCAGCTCTCCCCTCCACCCATGAACCCTGCAATGCCCAAGACCAGCATGGAGGGGGCACCAGGAGCGCCCACTGGAGATGTTATACAG CCTCTGCAGTCCATCACTGCTGAGAAGATCCTGAAGAAGCCCATCCCCGATGAGCACCTGGTCCTGAAGACCACATTCGAGGGACTCATCCAGAAGTGCTTGGCTGTAGCTACCGACCCT CAAACTAAGAGAAAGCTCGATGATGCCAACAAACGTCTGGAAGCACTCTACGACAAACTCAGAGAGCAGACC CTCTCTCCCGCCATTGTCGGAGGACTTCATAACATGGCCAGGAGTGTCGAGGCGCGGTCCTACACGGAGGGCCTCAGCATCCACACCCACATAGTCAGTAACAGCAACTTCAGCGAGACGTCGGCGTTCATGCCCGTGCTCAAGGTGGTGCTGACGCAAGCCAACAAACTCGGGGTGTGA
- the sec31a gene encoding protein transport protein Sec31A isoform X6: MKLKEINRTAIQSWSPAQHHPIYLATGTSAQQLDASFSTNASLEFFELDLTEPSLDMKSCGSLSSSHRYHKLVWAPYGMDDQSHPSGVLIAGGENGNVILYDSAKIMAGETDVIIAESDKHTGPVRALDVNPFQTNLVASGGNESEIYIWDMNNFGSPMTPGPKTQPVEDVSCVSWNRQVQHILASACPSGRASVWDLRKNDLIIKVSDHSNRMHCSGLAWNPEVATQLVLSSEDDRMPVIQMWDLRFATSPFKILENHTRGVLAIAWSLADPELLLSCGKDNRILCWNPNTAEVLYELPTSNQWCFDIQWCPRNPAVLSAASFDGHINIYSIMGGTNQAQSQRHADQISNSFGNMDPFGTGQTLPPLQLPQAPAPPATVNPLKKPPKWIRRPVGASFAFGGKLVSLENPKPNPQQPQQPASHVVHVSQVITETAFLKRSDQLQATLSAGSFVDFCQGKIDAAENEFEKTLWSFLKANFESDIRSKYLELLGYNKEELALKISAALEEKPAEPPQVEVPAPVSLQPLPDISLMPPTDPPEAAFNMIAAAVVPPVDNPEAAFDMIAAAVVPPVDNPEAAFDMIAATNLQPAMATMEIDSIPDPEEPAAADPEDAPTSKPEENVDQVLPEEEAVEEEIPLEEEEEETAAPDEEEERSPPETSAPAPSPAQAPCQTPAPAPTDGVSLSISQDVDGLITQALLTGDFEGAVELCLHDNRMADSIILAIAGGVELLQKTQKKYFTKTHSKITKLISAVVMKDWHDILKTCDLQSWKEALAAVMTYAQPEEFSALCDLLGGRLEAAEDAQLQAQACLCYICAGNVEKLVSCWTRAQEGHSPLSLQDLVEKVVVLRRAVEQTQHSGPTAIGILLAEKMSQYANLLASQGSLSTAITYLPDNTNQVSVQQLRDRLSRALGQQAATAPAAPVPIQRAQPQPRAPTQTQHASAPPQHTFTPIQPAMVPQPTAAAPMPMPTPAASAPAQPQYYQPVEPPGPMYGMQPSCTAAPPPPSSTPGYMYSQQYQRPQNGWNDPPALNRPSKKKPAPMNYAPPAPIMAPLGADPQAQQGLSGPPQAMGQHGAQVPYSGMQQQLSPPPMNPAMPKTSMEGAPGAPTGDVIQPLQSITAEKILKKPIPDEHLVLKTTFEGLIQKCLAVATDPQTKRKLDDANKRLEALYDKLREQTLSPAIVGGLHNMARSVEARSYTEGLSIHTHIVSNSNFSETSAFMPVLKVVLTQANKLGV, translated from the exons atgAAACTTAAAGAGATCAACCGCACAGCCATCCAGAGCTGGAGCCCTGCACAGCACCACCCCATCTACCTGGCAACAG GAACATCAGCCCAGCAGCTGGATGCCTCCTTCAGCACCAATGCCTCCTTGGAATTTTTCGAGCTGGACTTGACTGAGCCATCTCTGGACATGAAGTCATGTGGCagcctctcctcctctcacaG ATACCACAAACTGGTTTGGGCTCCCTATGGAATGGATGACCAAAGTCACCCCTCTGGGGTCCTTATTGCAGGAGGCGAGAACGGCAACGTCATCCTGTACGACTCTGCAAAAATCATGGCCGGAGAGACCGACGTGATCATTGCTGAGAGTGACAAGCACACCGGGCCAGTGAGAGCTCTCGATGTCAACCCCTTCCAG ACAAACCTGGTTGCATCAGGTGGGAACGAGTCTGAAATCTACATCTGGGACATGAACAACTTTGGCTCTCCAATGACACCAGGCCCTAAAACTCAG CCTGTGGAAGACGTCAGCTGTGTGTCGTGGAACAGACAGGTCCAACACATCCTGGCCTCTGCCTGTCCGAGTGGCCGAGCCTCAGTGTGGGACCTCCGCAAGAATGACCTCATTATCAAAGTTAGCGACCACAGCAACAGA atGCATTGCTCGGGGCTGGCTTGGAACCCAGAAGTGGCCACTCAGCTGGTCTTGTCATCGGAGGACGATCGGATGCCGGTCATCCAGATGTGGGACTTACGTTTTGCTACTTCTCCTTTCAAGATTCTAGAGAACCACACACG GGGCGTCCTGGCCATCGCCTGGAGCTTGGCTGATCCTGAGCTGCTCCTGAGCTGCGGGAAGGACAACAGGATTCTGTGCTGGAATCCAAACACAGCAGAG GTGCTGTATGAGTTGCCCACCAGCAATCAGTGGTGCTTTGACATCCAATGGTGTCCCAGGAACCCCGCGGTGCTGTCGGCTGCAAGCTTTGACGGACACATTAACATCTACTCCATTATGGGAGGCACCAACCAGGCGCAGAGCCAGAGACACGCTGACCAG ATCAGCAACTCGTTTGGGAACATGGATCCTTTTGGGACAGGACAAACTTTGCCCCCGCTGCAGCTGCCCCAGGCTCCTGCCCCGCCAGCTACAGTCAACCCCCTGAAGAAGCCACCCAAGTGGATCCGCAGACCTGTAGGAGCCTCGTTTGCT TTTGGGGGGAAGCTGGTGTCTTTGGAGAACCCAAAGCCGAACCCACAGCAGCCTCAGCAGCCCGCTTCACACGTCGTACATGTCAGCCAGGTTATCACAGAAACAGCCTTTCTGAAGCGCTCCGATCAGCTGCAGGCCACTCTGAGTGCAGGCAGCTTTGTGGATTTCTGCCAGGGAAAGATCGATGCAGCTGAAAATGAGTTTGAAAAAACTCTTTGGTCTTTCCTCAAG gCTAATTTTGAAAGTGATATCCGAAGCAAGTACCTGGAACTTCTGGGGTACAACAAAGAGGAGCTAGCCTTAAAG ATTTCAGCAGCACTAGAAGAAAAGCCTGCTGAACCTCCACAG GTGGAGGTTCCCGCTCCAGTCAGCCTGCAGCCTTTACCCGACATCAGCCTCATGCCGCCTACTGACCCCCCCGAGGCAGCGTTCAATATGATCGCTGCCGCAGTCGTGCCGCCTGTGGACAATCCCGAGGCAGCGTTCGACATGATCGCTGCTGCAGTGGTTCCGCCTGTGGACAATCCCGAGGCAGCGTTCGACATGATCGCCGCAACAAACCTTCAGCCTGCTATGGCCACAATGGAAATAGACTCCATTCCTGATCCTGAagagccagcagcagcagatccAGAGGACGCTCCTACCAGCAAACCGGAAGAAAATGTGGACCAGGTTCTTCCAGAGGAGGAAGCAGTGGAAGAGGAGATCCccttggaggaggaggaggag GAGACTGCAGCAccagatgaggaggaggagcggAGTCCTCCTGAGACCTCAGCTCCAGCTCCATCCCCAGCTCAAGCTCCGTGTCAGACTCCAGCCCCAGCCCCTACAGATGGAGTCAGTCTCAGCATCAGTCAAG ATGTAGACGGGCTGATCACACAGGCCCTGCTGACCGGAGACTTTGAGGGAGCTGTGGAGCTCTGTCTCCATGACAACCGGATGGCAGACAGCATCATCCTGGCCATCGCCGGAGGGGTCGAGCTCCTACAGAAAACCCAGAAGAAGTATTTTACGAAAACGCACAGCAAGATAACCA AGCTGATCAGTGCAGTGGTGATGAAGGACTGGCATGACATCCTGAAGACATGTGACCTGCAGAGCTGGAAGGAGGCGCTGGCTGCGGTTATGACCTACGCTCAGCCCGAGGAGTTCTCTGCCCTCTGTG ACCTTCTCGGGGGCAGACTTGAGGCAGCAGAGGACGCCCAACTCCAAGCCCAGGCCTGTCTGTGTTACATCTGTGCTGGAAATGTGGAGAAACTTGTGTCTTGCTGGACCAGAGCACAAGAGGGCCACAGTCCACTCTCTCTCCAG GACCTGGTGGAGAAGGTGGTGGTGCTGCGGCGTGCAGTGGAGCAAACCCAGCACTCTGGTCCCACTGCCATTGGCATCCTGCTGGCTGAGAAGATGAGCCAGTATGCCAACCTGCTGGCCTCCCAGGGCAGCCTGTCCACCGCCATCACCTACCTGCCTGACAACACCAACCAG GTTTCCGTACAGCAGCTCCGTGACCGTCTCAGTCGGGCTCTGGGGCAGCAAGCGGCGACGGCTCCTGCAGCTCCGGTACCAATCCAAAGAGCTCAGCCTCAGCCGCGTGCCCCGACTCAGACGCAGCACGCCTCAGCCCCGCCCCAGCATACGTTCACTCCCATCCAGCCCGCCATGGTGCCTCAGCCCACTGCAGCAGCTCCAATGCCCATGCCGACGCCGGCCGCCTCGGCCCCTGCACAGCCACAGTATTACCAGCCT gtggAGCCTCCAGGCCCCATGTATGGGATGCAACCGTCCTGCACAGCTGCTCCACCTCCACCCTCCTCCACTCCTGGGTACATGTACTCCCAACAGTATCAGC GGCCTCAGAATGGCTGGAATGATCCTCCAGCACTGAACAGACCATCGAAGAAGAAG CCGGCTCCAATGAACTACGCCCCTCCTGCTCCCATCATGGCTCCGCTGGGCGCTGACCCCCAGGCCCAGCAAGGGCTCTCTGGGCCCCCTCAGGCCATGGGCCAGCATGGAGCCCAGGTCCCCTACTCAGGCATGCAGCAGCAGCTCTCCCCTCCACCCATGAACCCTGCAATGCCCAAGACCAGCATGGAGGGGGCACCAGGAGCGCCCACTGGAGATGTTATACAG CCTCTGCAGTCCATCACTGCTGAGAAGATCCTGAAGAAGCCCATCCCCGATGAGCACCTGGTCCTGAAGACCACATTCGAGGGACTCATCCAGAAGTGCTTGGCTGTAGCTACCGACCCT CAAACTAAGAGAAAGCTCGATGATGCCAACAAACGTCTGGAAGCACTCTACGACAAACTCAGAGAGCAGACC CTCTCTCCCGCCATTGTCGGAGGACTTCATAACATGGCCAGGAGTGTCGAGGCGCGGTCCTACACGGAGGGCCTCAGCATCCACACCCACATAGTCAGTAACAGCAACTTCAGCGAGACGTCGGCGTTCATGCCCGTGCTCAAGGTGGTGCTGACGCAAGCCAACAAACTCGGGGTGTGA